The sequence below is a genomic window from Dyadobacter chenwenxiniae.
TCTGGATTTCATTCTGAAAGTGCAGTAAAATTAACCGCACTTGGGACAAACGCCCTGGATCAGTAGATTGAATTTTTCGGGCTGGTAACCATTAGGCAATTGAACAGCAGGAATGTGCAGATTCTCAAGACAATTGGTTTCTCCACATTCACTGCATTTAAAGTGGATATGGTCGTGGTGATGCTTTTCTTCTGAACAATTGTGCGAGCATAATGCATAACGTAAGCCCTCATCATCCAGCACTTTGTGGATAATGCCTTTTTCAAGAAAGGTTTTTAATGTGCGGTAAATGGTTACCCGGTCGTAATTTTCGCCCAGCGCGCCTTCCAGGTCACCGTGAGATAATGCATTTTTTTTATTTATAAATGTCGAAAGCACATCTTCACGGCATGTGGTCGTCCTCAAATGATGCCCTTTCAATGTTTCTCTTAACTGATCCATTGTTTCCAATAGTTTGATTTTTTTTCCGGGTTCTGAAATAAATTCCGGTATGCTTTTTATAAAACCTTTCCCGTCAAAGTTAAGTTCTAACCAGAACATTTTCAAAGGCTATTTGATCAATACGGAAAAGGATGTCGTCACTTACCTGAAAATAATTGTGCAACTTTGTTGCAAGTGATTCGGGATAGGCTTATTTTTGCAACATTATTGTAATAGAATGAAAGCAGAACACTCACATAGCAAAGCAGATTATATCGGAATCCTGGGTTCGGTGTTATGCATTGTGCATTGCCTGTT
It includes:
- a CDS encoding Fur family transcriptional regulator gives rise to the protein MDQLRETLKGHHLRTTTCREDVLSTFINKKNALSHGDLEGALGENYDRVTIYRTLKTFLEKGIIHKVLDDEGLRYALCSHNCSEEKHHHDHIHFKCSECGETNCLENLHIPAVQLPNGYQPEKFNLLIQGVCPKCG